The sequence GCAGCTCGGTCGTCTCGATCGAGTCGTCGTCGGCGGGCGAGATCCCGGCGTTGTTGAAGGCGATGTCGATGCGGCCGAGGTCGGCGGCGACCCCGTCGAACACGTCGTCGACCTGCGCCGCGTCGGCGACGTCCACGCGGCGGAACACACCGCCGACCTCGGCGGCGGCGGCCTCGCCGGTCGCCGGGTCGAGGTCGGCGATCACGACGCGCGCCCCCTCGGCGGCGAAGCGGCGTGCCGTGGCCAGGCCGATGCCGGACGCGCCGCCCGTGATGACCGCGACCCGGTCCTTCAGTCGTTGCGTGAGGTCGATCGTCATCCGGCTCTCCATTCGTTCACAGGCGTTCGTCTCGCTTCGCTCGCTCAGCGGGCGGGGTCGGCATCCGTCGCGAAGAAGACGTTCTTCGTCTCGGTGAAGTGCTCGGCGGCGTCCGGCCCGAGCTCGCGTCCGAGTCCGGAGGCCTTCATGCCGCCGAACGGCGTCCAGTACCGCACCGACGAGTGCGAGTTCACCGACAGCACCCCGCTCTTGACTCCCCGCGCCACCCGCACCGCGCGGCCGAGGTTCTCGGTCCAGATCGACCCGGCGAGCCCGTAGATCGTGTCGTTCGCGAGCCGGATCGCGTCGGCCTCGTCGTCGAAGGGCAGCACGGCCACGACGGGTCCGAACACCTCCTCGCGTGCGATCCGGTCGCCGCGATCTGCCAGCACCACGGTCGGCGCGAGCCAGAAGCCGCCGCCCAGCGCCGGATCGCCGGCGAGCGGCGCCGACCCGCGGAACGCCACGTTCGCCCCGTCGAGGAACTCCTCGACGGTCGACCGGTGGGATGCCGAGATCAGCGGTCCCATCTCGGTCGCCTCGTCTGCGGGGTCGCCCACTCGCCAGGCCTGCACCGCGGGCTCGAGCAGTTCGAGGAACCGGTCGTACACAGACCGCTGCACGAGGATGCGGCTGCGCGCGCAGCAGTCCTGCCCGGCGTTGTCGAACACGGCGCCCGGCGCCGAGGCCGCCGCCTTCTCGAGGTCGGCGTCGGCGAACACGACGTTCGCGCTCTTTCCGCCGAGCTCGAGCGTGACGGGCTTGAGTTCGCGCGCGCAGCCGGCTGCGACATCCGTGCCCACCGACGTCGACCCGGTGAACACGACCTTGCGCACGTCCGGGTGCGACACGAATCGCTGGCCCACGACCGAGCCCGACCCGGTGATCACCTGGAAGAGCCCGGGAGGAAGCCCGGCTTCGAGCGCCAGCTCGCCGAGCCGCAGCGCGGTCAGCGGTGTGAGCTCGGCGGGCTTGAGCACGACGGCGTTGCCCGCGGCGAGCGCCGGGGCGAAGCCCCACGACGCGATCGTCATCGGGAAGTTCCACGGCACGATGATGCCGACGACGCCGTACGGCTCGTGGATCGTGACGTCGAGGCCGCCGGCCACCGGGATCTGCTGCCCGCTCAGCCGCTCCGGCGCCCCCGCGTAGAAGTTCAGCACCTGGGCGACGTGCGACGCCTCCCACCGCGCGGACCCGATCGGATGCCCCGACTCCGCCACTTCGAGCTGTGCGAGCTCTTCCACCCGGGCCTCGACCGCGCGCGCGAACGCGCGCAGCGCGTCGGCCCGCGCGACCGGCGGGAGGGCCGCCCACGATCGCTGGGCGGCGACTGCTCGCGCGACGGCGTCGTCGACCTCGGCGACGCCGGCGCGCGCGACCTCGCCGACCGGCTGCGCCGTCGCCGGGTTGATCAGGGTGAACGTCGAGGTCATGCCGTCACCTGCTCGTTCGTCGGTGCGGCGCGTTTCGACTCGCTTCGCTCGCTCAACGACCGAGAACTCTCCGGTCGTCGCGCGAGCGAAGCGAGACGAGACGTCTCGGAGTACGCGGATGCCTCGGCCACGAGGCCCGCGAAGAGCCGGCGGTCCTCGCGGTTCTCCTCGGGGTGCCACTGCACGCCGACCACGTACCCGTCGCCGTCGGACTCGAACGCCTGCACGAGTCCGTCGTCGGTGCGCGCCGTGACGACGAGGCCCTCGCCGAGCCGGTCGATGCCCTGGTGGTGGTAGCTGTGCACGTCGAATGCTCCCGGCCCCAGGAGGTCCGCCAGGCGTGAACCCTCGTCGACGACGACCTCGTTCTCGGCGAACACGCCGCCGCCGATGCGGTAGCGCTCGGTGCCGAGCGCCTCCGGCAGGTGCTGGTGGAGCGTGCCGCCCCGCGCGACGTTCACGAGCTGGAGTCCGCGGCAGATCGCGAGGACCGGCATCCGTCGCTCCTCCGCGCCGCGGAACAGGGCGAGCTCCCACTCGTCGCGATCGGGGCGCGCAGGATCGGTGAGCGGATGCCGCGGCGCGCCGTACTGCGCCGGATCGACGTCGAGCCCGCCGGTGAGGATGAGTCCGTCGAGGCCGTCGAGCACGGCCGATGCGGCCACCTCGGGATCGGGCTGGGGCGGCAGCAGCACCGCGATGCCGCCGGACGCCGTGACCGAGTCGAAGTACTGCTGCGGCAGGAACGCGGCGCGCACGTCCCACACGCCCTGCTTCGCCTGCTCCAGGTACGTCGTCAGGCCGATGACGGGGCGGCGTTTCGTCTCGTCGCTGTGCTCCTCGCTCGACGAAACGTGCGAAGCGCCGTCAGAGCCGCTCGAAACCACGGACTCTCTCCCAATCGGTCACGGCGGCGTCGAAGGCCTCGACCTCGATGCGCGCCTGGTTCAGGTAGTGCTCGACCATGTCGTCGCCGAAGGCGGCGCGCGCGATCGCCGACTCGTCGAAGAGCCGGGCGGCTTCGCGCAGCGTCGTCGGCAGGTGGTCGACGCCGGAGGTGTACGCGTTGCCCTCGAGGCGGTCGGGCAGTGGCAGCTCGTGCTCGATGCCGTGCAGCCCGCCGGCGATGATCGCGGCGATGCCGAGGTACGGGTTCACGTCGCCGCCGGGCACCCGGTTCTCGACGCGCAGCGACGGGCCGCGCCCGATCACCCGCAGTGCGCACGTGCGGTTGTCGAGTCCCCACGCGATCCCGGTCGGGGCGAAGGAGCCCTTCGCGAAGCGCTTGTAGGAGTTGATCGTGGGCGCGTACAGCAGCGTGAACTCGCGCAACGTGGCGAGGATGCCGGCGATCCAGTGCTCCATGAGCGGGCTGAAGCCGTGCGGCCCGTCGCCGGCCATGACCGGCTCGCCGTCGTCGCTGCGCACCGACAGGTGGATGTGACAGCTGTTGCCCTCGCGCTCGTTGAACTTCGCCATGAACGTCAGCGACTTGCCGTGGTGGCCCGCGATCGTCTTGGCGCCGGCCTTGTAGATGACATGCTGGTCGGCCGTCTCGAGCGCCTCGGCGTAGCGGAACGCGATCTCCTGCTGGCCGAGATTGCACTCGCCCTTGACGCCCTCGGTGTAGAAGCCGGCGCCGTCCATCGACACGCGGATGTCGCGCAGCAGCGGCTCGAGGCGTCCCGATGCGAGCAGGTCGTAGTCGACGTTGTAGTCGGTCGACGGCGTGAGTCCGCGGTAGCCCTGGGCCCAGGCATCCCGGTACGTGTCGTCGAAGACGATGAACTCGAGCTCGGTGCCGGCGAAGGGCACGAGTCCGCGGTCGGCGAGTCGAGCGCGCTGGCGGTTCAGGATGTCGCGCGGCGACTGCGCGACCGGATCGCCGTTCTCCCACGTGAGGTCGGCCATCACCAGAGCCGACCCGGGATGCCACGGCACCAGACGGAGCGTCGCCGGGTCGGGACGCAGCATCATGTCGCCGTAGCCGGTCTCCCAGCTCGACATGGCGTAGCCCTCGACGGTGTTCATGTCGACGTCGACCGAGAGCAGGTAGTTGCAGGCCTCGGCACCGTGGGGCAGCACCTCCTCCTGGAAGAGGCGGGCCGAGACGCGCTTGCCGACGAGCCGGCCCTGCGCATCGGCGAAAGCCACGATGACCGTGTCGATCTCGCCGGCGGCGATCGCCGCGTCGAGCTGCTCGACCGAGAGGTTGCCCGGCATCCGTCCTCCTGGTGTCACTCGGTCTTCAGAATCGTGAGCGCGGTTCCCCCCGAACCGCGCTCACGGGATCACTCTAACCAGAAAATCCTGCGCAAAGGTAGACAGGACCCACCAATAGGCACCACAATCGCCCAAGACGCACCGTCGCGCCACACCCGAGTGCACGTCCGTATCCGAAGCCACGGAGGACCGATGTCCCAAACGAGCAGTGCAGCACCCACGCCGGATCCCACCTCACGGGCGTCGAGCGCAAGCTCCGCCAAGGTCGCCGGAGCGACCTATACACGCGCCGGCCAGGGCTACTTCGAGAAGCGCGGACTGAAGCGCTCGGCGGGAGTATGGGGCCTGTGGGGACTCGCCGTCGCCGCCGTCATCTCGGGTGACTTCTCGGGCTGGAACTTCGGTATCGACTTCGCGGGATTCGGCGGCATGCTCATCGCCTTCGTGATCCTCGTGGCGATGTACTACGGCATGATCTTCTCGATCGGCGAGATGGCCGCGGCGATGCCGCACACCGGGGGTGCGTACTCGTTCGCCCGCTCGGCGATGGGGCCTTGGGGCGGCCTCATCACCGGCGCGGCCGAGACGATCGAGTACGTCGCGACCACCGCGGTCATCGTCTTCTTCTCGGCGTCGTATGCCGACGCGATCACGACCGAGCTGCTCGGAGTGTCGCTGCCCGGATGGGTGTGGTGGATCATCCTCTACGCCGTCTTCATCGCGCTCAACGCCGCCGGAGCGAACATCTCGTTCAAGTTCGCGATCGTCGTCTCGGTGATCTCGATCGGGATCATCCTGGTGTTCTCGGCGATGGCGCTCTTCTCGGGCGCGTTCCAGTGGGCGAACCTGTGGGACATCGTGCCCGACCCGGGACAGACGGAGTTCCTGCCGCACGGCGTCCTGCCGATCCTGTTCGCCCTGCCGTTCGCGATGTGGTTCTTCCTCGGCATCGAGGAGCTGCCGCTGGCGGCGGAGGAGTCGCACGACCCCGTGCGCGATATCCCCCGTGCCGGGTTCTGGGCGCGCGGCACGCTCATCGTCACAGGCCTGCTGGTGCTGTTCCTCAACACCGGCGTGCTCGGCGCCGAGGCGACCGGGGTCGCGGCCGAGCCGCTGCTGGACGGCTTCCGCGCGATCGTCGGCGACGGCGTGGCCGCCGTGCTCGCGCTGTTCGCGCTGGTGGGGCTGCTCGCCTCGCTGCAGGGCATCATGTTCGCCTACGGCCGCAACATGTACTCGCTCTCGCGTGCCGGGTACTACCCGCAGTTCCTGTCGCTCACCGGCCGGCGCAAGACGCCGTGGGTGGCCCTCGTCGTGGGCGCGGTGATCGGCTTCGTCGCGCTGCTGATCATCGAGTTCACAGGCGGGTCGGGCAGCGTCGCGGGGGCGATCGTGCTCAACATCGCGGTGTGGGGCGCGGTGCTCGCGTACTTCCTGCAGATGGTGTCGTTCATCATCCTGCGCAAGAAGCTGCCGCACGTGGACCGCCCGTACCGCAGCCCGTGGGGCATCACCGGGGCGGTCATCGCCGCCGCGATCGCCCTGCTCATCTTCGTCGGCTTCCTGCTGAACCCGACGTTCCTCCCTGCCATCATCGCGATCGCGATCGTGTACGTCGTGCTGCTGGTCGGCTTCGCGCTCGTGTTCCGGCACCGGCTCGTGCTCTCGCCGGAAGAGGAATACGCCCTCTCGGGCGGCGTGCATGGCGATCCGCAGGAAGAGGGGTACGACGCGATGGAGACCGAGGTGTTCGGAGAAGACAAGTCCTGAGTGCGGGGGCAGCGAGGCCGAGGCGACGTTCTGGGGAGGCGTCTCGGCCTCGCTCTTGCACGCACGACCCCCTCGCGCCTGCCCGGGGGCGGCTCGAGAGGGCCCATGCTCACCGGGAGACTCGGAAAGACGCTCGCTGGGGCCGAGACAACTGTTGGGGACAGGCTTTCGAGTGCGCTCGCGGGAGCTGAGGCTCACGTTACGCCGAGCGCATCGTGCGCGTCTGTCCTCCCTTCGGGGGACACCGATGCCGTAGGCCCGGCTGTCTCAGGGGCCTGCTGGGCGGTCAGTAGAGCAGGAACTGCTTCGACTGCGCCGAGGTGATGCCGCCGATCTCCACCGACAGGTGGTACGAGGCCCCGCCGCCCGGAGCCTGCGGGCGGGTCTGATCCGCGCACGTGTCGACGGATGAGCGCGTGCGGTCCCACGTGAGCGGAGCCGCGCTCGACACGGTCTGCCCGGCACCGAGCAGCACGACCATGTCGCTCGGCTCGCTCTGGCAGTCGGTCGAGCGCCACCACACGTCGCTGCCGCTGGCCACCGTGAACGACTGGGCGCTGGTGCCCACGTTCAGGGTGCAGTCGCCGCCGTTGTTGGTGAGCTTGATGAAGAACTGCGGCGCCTCGTCGCCCGTGTACGAGTCCTGGCTGGTGACGGCCTCGACGGCGATGTCGCTCGCGACGCACGGCTGCGCCGTCGGAGTCGGCGACGGCGTCTCGGTCGTCGTCCCTTCGACGACCGAGCCCTCGACCGCGCCGGTCGAAGCCGGGTCCGGCGCACCCCCCGACGGCACGGGCAGCGAGTCGGCCGTGCTCTGCGACTGCGGCTTGTCGTCAGCGGGCGGCTCGGTCGCCGAGCCGGCCCAGGGCTGCGCGATGAGCAGCCACACCACGCCCGCGATCACGAGCACCCCGATCAGCAGCGCGAGGCGCCGTCGGCGGTACACCGCCGGGGAGTGGCGTCGTCGGACGGGCGTGCCGGTCATGAGAAAAGGGTAGGCCCCGGCATCCGTCCTCGCCGGTCGGCGCGCCCGGCCGACCTGGTACGACCTGCGGCGCCCTCGTCAGAGGTGCTTGAGCATGCGCGTGTTGCCGAGCGTGTTCGGCTTGACGTGCGCGAGGTCGAGGAACTCGGCGACGCCCTCGTCGGGCGAGCGGATCAGCTGCGAGTAGACGTCGGGATCGACCACCTGCTCGCCGATCTGCGAGAAGCCGCGGCGCGTGAAGAAGTCGACCTCGAACGTGAGGCAGAACAGGCGCGAGAGCCCGAGCGTGCGGGCGTTGTCTTCGAGCGCCTCGACGATCCCGCGACCCACGCCGTGGTGCAGCCAGCCGTCCACCACGATCAGCGTGCGGATCTCGCCGAGGTCCTCCCACATCACGTGGAGGGCACCGCAGCCGATGAGCGCGCCGGCCGCGTCCTCCGCGACCACGAACTGCTGCGTCGCCTCGTAGAGCACGACGAGGTCCTTGCCGAGCAGGATCCGTCGCTGCACGAACGGCTCGAGCATCGCCTGGATGCCACGGATGTCGCGCGTACGCGCCGGCCGGACGGTGAACTCTGCCACCCGTCCAGCGTAGAGCCCCCCGGGGTCCCTCCGACGAGAGTCAGAGCTCGGTGCGCCTGCCCATGAACACCGAGTCGGGTCCGCGCTCGAGCTCGACG comes from Microbacterium cremeum and encodes:
- a CDS encoding aldehyde dehydrogenase family protein, giving the protein MTSTFTLINPATAQPVGEVARAGVAEVDDAVARAVAAQRSWAALPPVARADALRAFARAVEARVEELAQLEVAESGHPIGSARWEASHVAQVLNFYAGAPERLSGQQIPVAGGLDVTIHEPYGVVGIIVPWNFPMTIASWGFAPALAAGNAVVLKPAELTPLTALRLGELALEAGLPPGLFQVITGSGSVVGQRFVSHPDVRKVVFTGSTSVGTDVAAGCARELKPVTLELGGKSANVVFADADLEKAAASAPGAVFDNAGQDCCARSRILVQRSVYDRFLELLEPAVQAWRVGDPADEATEMGPLISASHRSTVEEFLDGANVAFRGSAPLAGDPALGGGFWLAPTVVLADRGDRIAREEVFGPVVAVLPFDDEADAIRLANDTIYGLAGSIWTENLGRAVRVARGVKSGVLSVNSHSSVRYWTPFGGMKASGLGRELGPDAAEHFTETKNVFFATDADPAR
- a CDS encoding gamma-glutamyl-gamma-aminobutyrate hydrolase family protein — protein: MGLTTYLEQAKQGVWDVRAAFLPQQYFDSVTASGGIAVLLPPQPDPEVAASAVLDGLDGLILTGGLDVDPAQYGAPRHPLTDPARPDRDEWELALFRGAEERRMPVLAICRGLQLVNVARGGTLHQHLPEALGTERYRIGGGVFAENEVVVDEGSRLADLLGPGAFDVHSYHHQGIDRLGEGLVVTARTDDGLVQAFESDGDGYVVGVQWHPEENREDRRLFAGLVAEASAYSETSRLASLARRPESSRSLSERSESKRAAPTNEQVTA
- a CDS encoding glutamine synthetase family protein, which gives rise to MPGNLSVEQLDAAIAAGEIDTVIVAFADAQGRLVGKRVSARLFQEEVLPHGAEACNYLLSVDVDMNTVEGYAMSSWETGYGDMMLRPDPATLRLVPWHPGSALVMADLTWENGDPVAQSPRDILNRQRARLADRGLVPFAGTELEFIVFDDTYRDAWAQGYRGLTPSTDYNVDYDLLASGRLEPLLRDIRVSMDGAGFYTEGVKGECNLGQQEIAFRYAEALETADQHVIYKAGAKTIAGHHGKSLTFMAKFNEREGNSCHIHLSVRSDDGEPVMAGDGPHGFSPLMEHWIAGILATLREFTLLYAPTINSYKRFAKGSFAPTGIAWGLDNRTCALRVIGRGPSLRVENRVPGGDVNPYLGIAAIIAGGLHGIEHELPLPDRLEGNAYTSGVDHLPTTLREAARLFDESAIARAAFGDDMVEHYLNQARIEVEAFDAAVTDWERVRGFERL
- a CDS encoding amino acid permease gives rise to the protein MSQTSSAAPTPDPTSRASSASSAKVAGATYTRAGQGYFEKRGLKRSAGVWGLWGLAVAAVISGDFSGWNFGIDFAGFGGMLIAFVILVAMYYGMIFSIGEMAAAMPHTGGAYSFARSAMGPWGGLITGAAETIEYVATTAVIVFFSASYADAITTELLGVSLPGWVWWIILYAVFIALNAAGANISFKFAIVVSVISIGIILVFSAMALFSGAFQWANLWDIVPDPGQTEFLPHGVLPILFALPFAMWFFLGIEELPLAAEESHDPVRDIPRAGFWARGTLIVTGLLVLFLNTGVLGAEATGVAAEPLLDGFRAIVGDGVAAVLALFALVGLLASLQGIMFAYGRNMYSLSRAGYYPQFLSLTGRRKTPWVALVVGAVIGFVALLIIEFTGGSGSVAGAIVLNIAVWGAVLAYFLQMVSFIILRKKLPHVDRPYRSPWGITGAVIAAAIALLIFVGFLLNPTFLPAIIAIAIVYVVLLVGFALVFRHRLVLSPEEEYALSGGVHGDPQEEGYDAMETEVFGEDKS
- a CDS encoding amino-acid N-acetyltransferase; this encodes MAEFTVRPARTRDIRGIQAMLEPFVQRRILLGKDLVVLYEATQQFVVAEDAAGALIGCGALHVMWEDLGEIRTLIVVDGWLHHGVGRGIVEALEDNARTLGLSRLFCLTFEVDFFTRRGFSQIGEQVVDPDVYSQLIRSPDEGVAEFLDLAHVKPNTLGNTRMLKHL